A single window of Alkalispirochaeta americana DNA harbors:
- a CDS encoding 4Fe-4S binding protein, with protein MNKPGRSMYRVLPQTALLVLVVAGATLRNRGFHTPLIPELPGLCPLGAVQALASLDWSRLAVPAGVILTALLAGPVFCGRLCPLGTLQEWAGRLGKRIFGKPLAPSPAQDTTLSRIRFAVLLLVILVSAPIPGVAGGFFSFDLDMINPSPAFIHLWTQAVPLSAVMILFTLLAVSIRTERPWCRWLCPYGALLGFIGKASPVKIRRVNESCLHCKKCDHSCPMGLTPSLVEAVRDGRCNRCEQCIPACPVQNTLSMATPPRTALFSKMRKPLSGPYQGRPGKEISGWSLTAVAVLLFFTPLLATGIIGTLRDSAATPLAGAPLSARDISPTMTLQELSEQAGKDSAELLELLRLPLELDTSLMLIDLEDEPGLEEITLGYIRAIFTDTSREPHSTTTAPGDTLK; from the coding sequence ATGAATAAACCAGGCCGCTCCATGTATCGGGTTCTTCCCCAGACAGCCCTCCTCGTTCTGGTTGTGGCCGGAGCAACTCTCCGAAACAGAGGATTTCATACACCGCTGATCCCTGAGCTTCCCGGCCTGTGCCCCCTGGGGGCAGTACAGGCTCTGGCCTCCCTGGATTGGTCGCGACTGGCAGTTCCGGCAGGAGTTATTCTCACGGCCCTTCTGGCAGGACCCGTCTTCTGCGGACGTCTGTGCCCTTTGGGAACCCTTCAGGAGTGGGCAGGACGGCTGGGAAAGCGCATTTTTGGAAAACCTCTTGCCCCTTCCCCGGCTCAGGATACCACCCTGAGCCGAATCCGCTTCGCAGTCCTTCTTCTGGTCATTCTTGTCAGCGCCCCTATCCCTGGAGTTGCGGGAGGATTTTTCTCTTTCGATCTGGACATGATAAACCCCTCCCCTGCCTTTATTCACCTCTGGACACAGGCAGTACCTCTCTCGGCAGTAATGATTCTTTTCACTCTTCTTGCAGTTTCGATTCGCACAGAGCGGCCCTGGTGTCGCTGGCTGTGTCCCTACGGAGCACTTCTCGGCTTCATCGGGAAAGCAAGCCCCGTGAAAATCAGGAGAGTTAACGAGTCCTGCCTGCACTGCAAAAAATGTGACCACTCCTGCCCTATGGGACTAACTCCCTCTTTGGTGGAGGCTGTTCGAGATGGGCGATGCAATCGCTGTGAGCAATGTATTCCGGCCTGCCCCGTACAGAACACACTATCGATGGCCACGCCCCCCAGAACGGCATTATTTTCGAAGATGCGAAAGCCTCTTTCTGGTCCTTATCAGGGAAGGCCTGGCAAAGAGATATCGGGCTGGTCGCTCACAGCAGTGGCGGTACTTCTTTTTTTTACGCCTCTTCTTGCAACCGGAATCATCGGGACACTCAGGGATTCCGCCGCAACCCCTCTTGCAGGTGCCCCCCTCTCCGCCCGAGATATCTCCCCTACGATGACGCTTCAGGAGCTTTCAGAGCAGGCGGGAAAAGATTCTGCAGAATTACTCGAGTTGTTGCGTCTGCCCCTTGAGCTGGATACCTCGCTCATGCTGATAGACCTGGAGGATGAACCGGGACTGGAGGAGATCACCCTGGGGTACATCCGGGCAATCTTCACAGACACTTCACGAGAGCCCCACAGCACCACTACAGCCCCGGGAGATACTCTAAAGTGA
- a CDS encoding HAMP domain-containing sensor histidine kinase, whose protein sequence is MTSLFRRTLGAFSLMVLLLTTILAAGLFSGYNRSITAWGRERESSVEPIVRDILTEHRKKASTPEGFLPEALSRLPLDVPVFIFDTDREMIYSNRGAGRRREAEGMTLAAVRDDQKRHLGYYTVGAAQFHRDAANLALQEALFRAALGAILAAGALAMIAAGLLARYLAHPAAEVASGIDRIATGENLSPIPEVGAQEISTIARSANILVRRLQEEQHLRAQWVRDVVHDLRSPVAMVTAQLEAIADGIYAPEEQRIHRILTELGRVEGLIQNLDELMRLEASEIIPDIKTFSLEALQESLRNRFDDAGREKNISLFWEIAPSPEEPSPETSTSLTAPSITGDQNLLYRATANLLDNAIRYTPPEGTIRCILERMPGEARITVTNSGAPIPPDELPHLFDRLYRGEYARNTPGSGLGLTIALRIARIHQGSITATSSSDQGTSLVIIIPQ, encoded by the coding sequence GTGACAAGTCTCTTTCGGAGAACCCTGGGGGCCTTTTCCCTTATGGTGCTGCTTCTGACAACCATCCTGGCAGCAGGTCTTTTTTCGGGATACAACCGATCCATCACCGCCTGGGGCAGGGAACGGGAGAGTTCGGTGGAACCGATTGTTCGGGACATTCTCACGGAACATCGAAAAAAAGCGAGTACCCCGGAGGGCTTCCTGCCGGAGGCACTCTCCCGCCTTCCTCTGGATGTGCCAGTTTTCATCTTTGACACCGACCGAGAGATGATCTACTCCAACCGGGGAGCCGGTCGACGTCGCGAAGCAGAAGGAATGACCCTGGCCGCTGTCAGGGATGACCAGAAACGCCATCTCGGGTACTACACCGTTGGCGCAGCACAGTTCCACCGGGATGCAGCAAACCTGGCCCTCCAGGAGGCGCTTTTTCGGGCCGCCCTGGGGGCGATTCTCGCAGCCGGAGCACTTGCCATGATCGCAGCCGGTCTCCTGGCACGATACCTGGCCCATCCTGCTGCAGAGGTTGCTTCCGGGATTGATCGAATCGCTACGGGGGAGAATCTGTCTCCCATTCCGGAAGTGGGCGCACAGGAAATCAGCACCATCGCCCGTTCGGCCAACATTCTTGTCCGGCGCCTCCAGGAGGAGCAACACCTGCGTGCGCAGTGGGTTCGGGATGTTGTCCACGATCTACGCTCCCCCGTTGCCATGGTGACAGCCCAACTGGAAGCCATTGCCGATGGAATCTACGCTCCGGAGGAACAGAGGATTCACCGAATACTGACAGAACTGGGACGAGTCGAAGGACTTATTCAGAATCTGGACGAGCTGATGCGGCTGGAAGCTTCAGAAATCATCCCGGATATCAAAACCTTCTCTCTGGAAGCCCTCCAGGAGAGCCTGCGGAACCGCTTTGACGACGCAGGAAGAGAAAAGAACATCTCTCTCTTCTGGGAAATTGCACCGAGTCCGGAAGAACCTTCCCCCGAAACATCGACATCCCTGACCGCCCCGTCGATCACGGGAGATCAAAACCTTCTCTACCGGGCTACAGCAAACCTCCTGGATAACGCGATCCGCTACACCCCCCCGGAAGGAACGATCCGGTGCATTCTGGAGCGCATGCCCGGGGAGGCGCGAATCACCGTGACAAACAGCGGCGCTCCGATCCCTCCCGATGAGCTGCCCCATCTTTTCGACCGTCTCTATCGGGGAGAATACGCAAGGAACACCCCGGGGTCGGGACTGGGCCTCACCATAGCCCTCCGGATCGCCCGGATTCACCAGGGATCGATCACGGCAACAAGCTCATCGGACCAGGGGACCAGTCTGGTTATTATCATCCCGCAGTAA
- a CDS encoding response regulator transcription factor — protein sequence MARVFVIEDNEGLREAIVSYLELSEHQVYPFGTIDGVIEAARTLEPELFILDVMLPDGDGFHLARSLRKHLSTPIIFLTARTSESDRITGFELGGDDYVTKPFSMKELVLRVRAVLSRAALATGPAREEALLSGGPRASGAITARWILPDTPEAGMLCLEEEAHRITLGEKPLDLTAAEWRVLHLLAGNEGIVFSRERILSSALDYIHDASTRTVDTHIKNIRSKLGNPAWIQTVRSFGYRFAGTKPPPVPSQPHQPYQKEL from the coding sequence ATGGCGCGAGTATTTGTGATTGAAGATAACGAGGGCCTGCGAGAAGCGATCGTCTCGTATCTGGAGCTTTCCGAACACCAGGTCTATCCTTTTGGCACGATTGACGGGGTGATCGAGGCAGCCAGAACCCTGGAACCGGAGCTCTTTATCCTGGATGTGATGCTCCCCGACGGTGATGGCTTTCACCTTGCCAGGTCGTTACGAAAACATCTCTCCACGCCCATTATTTTCCTCACGGCCCGAACCTCCGAATCTGACCGGATCACAGGATTCGAGTTGGGCGGAGATGACTATGTCACCAAGCCCTTCTCCATGAAAGAGCTTGTCTTGCGCGTTCGGGCGGTCCTGAGCCGCGCTGCCTTGGCGACCGGCCCCGCACGGGAAGAAGCCCTGCTTTCCGGGGGCCCCAGGGCATCCGGCGCAATTACCGCTCGATGGATTCTCCCGGATACACCGGAAGCAGGGATGCTTTGCCTGGAGGAAGAGGCTCACCGGATCACCCTGGGAGAAAAGCCTCTGGACCTCACCGCAGCGGAGTGGCGCGTACTGCACCTGCTTGCCGGAAACGAGGGGATCGTCTTTTCTCGCGAACGGATACTCTCCTCGGCCCTGGATTACATCCACGATGCCTCTACCCGAACCGTGGACACCCATATCAAGAATATTCGCTCAAAACTTGGAAATCCTGCCTGGATCCAGACCGTCCGCAGCTTTGGCTATCGCTTTGCCGGAACGAAGCCGCCCCCGGTTCCCTCCCAACCTCATCAACCTTATCAGAAGGAGCTATAG
- a CDS encoding sensor histidine kinase — MNLRLLLDSNSDAMCFLDRDLRLLAYNRSFLLLFFRLFHVRIDEGQDLVEQIPREARGLWRERCQRALSGKSFSLEEQYRVDGRSWYFEIFLTPVDVPDQGTRGVSIVAHDITERYYGELRTTRLAGRLQTLLESAVRLNSSIRQPQQIYQDTMALLAESVYFDTGSVQLLEDHHLRVVQVWGFSRPEKVVGLQFPLDRRFPNVFVLEEQTPVAVEDIQSQYPFFLTEEGRYESAHIRSWLGVPLIQEGRVVGIFTMDRSRVAPFSQGDIQVATALAHNAAVAIVNSQLYQQLLAANETQQVLLRELHHRVKNNMQLVSSLMSLHAEDLHEDAQEVLSSLRTRILALSAVHESLYNSELLDRVNLVSYADQVMQEVETGYYREERKLSFHLEGPPALECLLDRAVPFGLIVSELVLNAVKHAFPSGQGGVIKVSLAAATATSVRVTISDNGVGFTSRSAPGDGSAGGFGDDPGRRRRNSFGMTLVESLCSQLKGSLQREPVQGGGTSWVLEFATGLVCSGEDSSGEDSESRSDT, encoded by the coding sequence ATGAATCTCCGCCTGCTCCTGGATAGCAACTCCGACGCCATGTGTTTCCTGGATCGGGATCTCAGGCTGTTGGCGTACAACCGCAGTTTTTTGTTACTCTTCTTTCGCCTCTTTCACGTGCGAATCGATGAAGGGCAGGATCTGGTTGAGCAAATCCCTCGTGAGGCACGGGGGCTGTGGCGTGAGCGGTGTCAGCGCGCGCTTTCGGGAAAATCCTTCTCTCTGGAAGAACAGTACCGGGTGGACGGCAGAAGCTGGTACTTTGAAATCTTTCTCACGCCCGTGGATGTTCCGGATCAGGGAACCCGTGGAGTCTCAATCGTTGCTCACGATATCACCGAGCGCTATTATGGGGAGTTGCGGACAACCCGGCTGGCAGGGCGACTCCAGACGTTGCTTGAATCGGCGGTACGGCTGAACAGCTCCATCAGGCAACCGCAACAGATCTATCAGGATACGATGGCACTCCTGGCCGAAAGCGTATATTTCGACACCGGTTCGGTCCAGCTCCTGGAAGATCACCATCTGCGGGTTGTTCAGGTCTGGGGATTTTCCCGACCCGAGAAGGTGGTGGGCTTGCAGTTTCCCCTGGATCGGCGTTTTCCGAATGTCTTCGTTCTGGAAGAACAGACTCCCGTAGCGGTTGAGGATATCCAGTCTCAATACCCCTTTTTTCTCACCGAGGAGGGGCGATACGAGTCAGCCCATATCCGGTCCTGGCTGGGGGTTCCCCTGATTCAGGAAGGCCGGGTTGTGGGAATCTTTACCATGGACCGTTCCAGGGTGGCGCCCTTTTCCCAGGGAGATATCCAGGTTGCTACTGCTCTGGCCCATAACGCCGCTGTGGCGATCGTAAACTCCCAGCTCTATCAGCAGCTTCTGGCGGCCAACGAGACCCAGCAGGTCCTCCTGCGGGAGTTACATCACCGGGTGAAGAACAACATGCAGCTTGTCTCAAGCCTGATGAGCCTCCATGCCGAGGATCTTCATGAGGATGCGCAAGAGGTTCTGTCAAGTCTCCGCACGCGAATACTCGCTCTCTCGGCGGTGCATGAGTCGCTGTATAACTCGGAGCTTCTGGATAGGGTGAACCTGGTGAGTTACGCTGATCAGGTGATGCAGGAGGTCGAAACGGGCTATTACCGGGAAGAACGGAAGCTCTCTTTCCACCTTGAGGGGCCTCCGGCGCTGGAGTGCCTTCTGGATCGGGCGGTCCCCTTCGGGCTGATCGTGAGTGAACTGGTTTTGAATGCGGTGAAGCACGCGTTTCCTTCCGGGCAAGGGGGGGTGATCAAAGTCTCTCTTGCGGCTGCTACAGCCACCTCAGTGCGTGTAACGATTTCTGACAACGGGGTAGGTTTTACTTCCCGGTCAGCTCCTGGAGATGGTTCTGCAGGAGGTTTCGGGGACGATCCAGGGCGAAGACGACGGAACTCTTTTGGAATGACCCTGGTTGAGAGCCTGTGTAGCCAGTTGAAGGGATCGCTTCAAAGGGAGCCTGTGCAAGGAGGCGGGACCTCCTGGGTTCTGGAGTTTGCCACAGGGCTGGTCTGCTCCGGTGAGGATAGTTCCGGTGAGGATAGTGAATCCCGGAGTGATACCTGA
- a CDS encoding NAD(P)H-hydrate epimerase: MQRLFLTEKGDPVSAVTAAEARQLLAVADRTKSPGIAEIIECSGRSAYSVACAERSSRELPVVILPERGTLSGAVGLSLARHLSNHGISVVVLEIPHQNSIALPGLASAAENQWRAFLETEGVVASSLAELPRRPRLIVEAMPAAGPAMLDDPDTARLCRWINEARRQESEVLSLDIPCGVDATTGVAAEGAVRPDRTLCLALPKTGLQEGSCGRIAVADAGIPARAYQKIAIVAYPCVFRDAFVLPLQGAF, translated from the coding sequence ATGCAACGTCTGTTCCTGACCGAAAAAGGAGACCCCGTATCGGCTGTAACGGCGGCGGAGGCGCGCCAGCTTCTGGCCGTGGCAGACCGAACTAAATCGCCGGGAATTGCCGAGATTATCGAGTGCAGCGGCAGGAGTGCCTATTCAGTGGCTTGCGCCGAAAGATCTTCCCGGGAGCTTCCCGTGGTGATCCTTCCGGAACGGGGCACCCTGTCGGGAGCGGTGGGATTATCCCTGGCTCGCCACCTCTCCAATCATGGTATCTCTGTGGTTGTTCTCGAGATACCGCACCAGAACAGCATCGCTCTCCCCGGGCTTGCATCGGCAGCGGAAAACCAGTGGCGGGCATTTCTGGAGACGGAGGGTGTGGTTGCCTCTTCTTTGGCCGAACTTCCCCGGCGCCCGAGGCTGATCGTCGAGGCCATGCCGGCGGCGGGTCCGGCGATGCTGGATGATCCCGACACAGCCCGGCTTTGTCGCTGGATCAATGAAGCCCGCCGTCAGGAATCGGAGGTTCTCTCGCTGGATATTCCCTGCGGGGTGGATGCCACCACGGGAGTCGCTGCAGAGGGCGCCGTCAGGCCTGATCGCACGCTGTGTCTGGCGTTGCCCAAGACAGGACTTCAGGAGGGTTCGTGTGGGCGCATCGCGGTGGCCGATGCGGGAATACCTGCCAGGGCGTACCAGAAAATTGCGATTGTTGCGTACCCTTGCGTTTTTCGGGACGCTTTTGTCCTGCCCCTTCAGGGAGCGTTCTAG